In Rhinolophus ferrumequinum isolate MPI-CBG mRhiFer1 chromosome 8, mRhiFer1_v1.p, whole genome shotgun sequence, the DNA window ACATTTGCAGCATTTCAGGTTTTAGAGAGTCTGTTCAGCTGTCTCTCTCCACACTAGGGTGTGAGTTCCTTGAGAGCAGAGGCATAGCCTAGTCATGGGGTGTCCCCGGTCCTggcaccatgcctggcacacaggaagcagaTACATGTGGTTGTGTTGAACTTTATGTGGGTGAAGTgtgtgtgggtggtggtggtgaggaaaTGCTGACTGCGGTCGGGTCGGTTGTATTCAAAGTTGGGagccctggtgactccctggccTGTGTGGGCTTCTGGGATGCAAATCTGGGGACCACTTTGCATAGAGAGCAGGAAATCCAGCAGGACCCTGAGGAGAAGAATAAAGGGAGAGCCAGGCAGGACTGGGTAGTAACCCTGCCAAAGGCTGTCAGGCTCCTGCTCAGACTGGAGCTGATGGAACTGAGCACAAGTACTGCGGGTGTTCTTCCCAGGTGGGTGCTTCCCAGGCTTTCTACCAGGGAAAAGTCGGGGCCGGGGGGgtaagggaagggagaggggtggTATCATATACATTCCAGGTCACCCTCAAGAGACTTGGGGGACAGATCAGCATCAGGGGCACCAGCAGGCAGACTTGAGGCTGGATTCACAAGGTGATGGCGGTGTAGGAGGGGTAGGAGAGGTGGAGCTGGGGAACAGGAAACAACTTTTGGAAGGGGCAGATCTCCCTTCTCCCGTAAAGGGGATGGTGGAatagtggggggaggggagcgcaGAAGCTGTCCACTCCTGGGAGAGGGTTGAATGATGACAACcccaggggttggggagagggcaGGCCGAGAGGGCCAGCGCTAAGACGTCCCGGCGTCCGCGAGGATGGAGTGGCCTCTGGTGGCCACcgtgggaagcaggagagggCGGGTCGGGGCGGGCCGGGAGGGCACTtcctgccagggcctggggctgcccAGTTTTGCAAAGGAAGTGCTGCCGGAGCCGAAGGGGCGGGGGCAGGAAGTGGGCCGGAGGCTCCTGCAAGGGTGCGGCCGGGGGGCGGATAGGGGGAGGGAGCACGGAGGGGAACGGGACCAAGCACCCGTCCCCACCCAGTCGCCCCAGTCCCTGACGCCTCAGCCTGCCAGCTCTTCCTGCAACACCGCCAGGGCGGCCCACGTCAGGCCCGTTCAAAGTTCTTCCGTTTGGAGTTGAACTTGGCTTCCCAGTAACTCGCCCCGCTCCCGACCTCCACCTACTGGTGCCTCAAgagcccctcccctccactctgGGACAGAAACCACACCCCTCCTGTCTCTAAATACCTTCCAGGGGCCTCCCCTAAGGACGCATTTCAGCCTAGCTTTAATCTTATCCAGTTCTCAAAGTGCGGGCATTGAATCGATTCTGCAAAGAGGGCcgatctccattttgcagatctgatgactgaggctgagagaagtaGGAAAATTAAATAGTACTCAGATCATTCAAAGCGGTGTGCTTAATCTTGCACTTTCACACTTGAAGCCCCAGGGACCTAAGGCAGCCCTTTCTCCAGTACAACCCCACTCCCTCCAAAGGATTTGCTGAAGTGGGGCGTGACTTCATGTGACACAATCACTCCCCACTTCTCTGCCCCACCAATAATCACAGAGGCAGGATGGGGGGTCTGGCTTTCTTTAGTTCTCATCACACTGAGGGGCTCTCCATCATAGAGAAGGCACTTAAATGGGAGGGTCACCCAGTTCAGACCCTGCAtaccctccttcccacccccagctctctgggggaggagggacaatGACATCTCCATTTGATACCCCCATTGGCACTGGTATGTGGGTCCCCTTAACCATTAGGCCCTGGGGAGAGCCCAAGGCCTTGACCTCCAGACCCAGCATTTGGGGGAGGGATTCCAAGTAAAGGAGGCAGGGCTGGAAGGCAGGATGTCCTGGGAGTTGTCCCCAGCCAGCAGGGGATGAGTCAGGGGGGGCTGTAGAGGGTGGGTTGGCACAGGCGAAGGGGGTAGCTTGGTAGGAAGACCCCCAAATCCCACAAGGGTCCCACCTTCTACAGATCCCCTAAAGGCACCGGTGAAgtatggggtgggtggggaggcacCAGTTAGGTGGTATAGAGAGGCCCCCACACACTCAGCTGGTTGCCCTAGCAAAGGCTGGGCAcagagaaggtgctcaataaatgtgatttgaatgaatgaatgaatgaatgaatgaatgaaacaagaCGGGTGTGAGGGACAGAGGACAGGGCCTGGGTCCCCTTTGGCCCAGCTTGCTTCATTCAgaaaattgcagtttaaaaaatgtaaaaatcctttccctccctccccccccaatTTATGGGCCCAagaaaggggtgagggagggtTGTCTCTACACtgacccttccctctccccttcccctaaaaatctatatacacatatacatatttatatggcACCACAAAGGGGTCCTACCTATGCCCCCACACTCAGAGCTGGAGGAGCCAAGCCCCAGGGCCTAGGGGGGGTCAAGGCTGATGTGAGGAGTCAGGGCACAGGGGACACAGGGAGCAGCCCTCAACTGCTGATGAGTCCAGAGAAACTGGACTCTGGGTCCTGAAGAACAGACCCCTGCTCCCTTCACAGGTGGTAACAGATCTTCTCCCCTCCTGCCCACAATTTCTAGGCAGTGAAGGTGGAAGCTGTCCCAGACCctagggaggaggtggggaggctgGTTCTTCCCCCCACCAGTAGCCTGGAGACTGTTCCAGGCCACAGCTGGCCCTATCTGGCTCTGGGAAAaccggggcggggggggggggggggaagagggcTCTGTGGAAGGCACTTTGTGTCCACTGTTCTCAGGCTGGGGGCCCAAGGCATGGAGCAGCAGgaatccctcccctcccccaagcagAACCGGAAAGGGCCAAGGGGCCTAATTTGGCAGCAGAGAAACATGGcagcacagagaaagagaaagggggagcAGCACGCAGGTCCCCACGGGTCCCCCGAGAAGAGGGAGGAGATTCTAAGGCACTGACACAGGGACCCAGGTCTCATCGTCCTTGGTGCAGCCTGCTGCCCCCTTTGCTGCCCACTTCCCCATGGCGCTGAGGTGGCCGAGGCGGCTGGGTTTTCTTAAGGAGGAGTCCACAAATGAAGGGTGCCGGTGTGGTCAGGGGCAGGTCCTGGCCCCAGGGCGCCTCACTAGCTGCCAGGCCGTGGCTGCCTGAGCACTGAGTACACGTCATCCACGCGGCTAAGCTGCTCGAAGAAGGGCAGGAGATCGTGAAGCTCTGTGTCACTCATGTTGTCAAACCACGAGGCCACCGGTACCTGGGCAGGTAAGTGGAGGGTGGTGAGGGGGGCAGGTGCCCCGGGCACAGAGTATCCAGGCCAGCCCTGAGCACCCACTGCGTGGTGGGCCACCTCCTGGAAGCCCCTTCCTCAGTTTGCAAACATTTTGACAGCAGCCCCCAGTAAGTCACATGTACATATACAACAAAGCAAGTTTTTTACGAAATGATACTTTACTGTGTGTAAAGCACTCTGATATTgcctattctgtttcatttttaaaaaaaatcccaactaGGACCCCCTAAATTATTTCTGTGACCCACTAACTTGTTACAACTGGCAGCTTGAAAAACTGCAACTGCTGCAATGCCCCGTGGGGACCCTAGCCCTCTACACACAGGCAGAAGGGACCGAATGACGAATAAAGTATGAAGTGAGTGGGCACAGGCTaatgagaggaaggagagagcaatAGGAGGGCACCAGGCCAGGGACACTGCCCAGCTTGGGAACAGGGGACCAAGGTGGCCCAAAGAGACTGACTCCTTTCTTTGGTCTCAGCCCCGTCCCGTCCCGTGAGGCACTCACAGCGTTGTCCGGATGGAAAACATAGGAGGCGGGCGAGTTGTCCACAATGAGCACCCGACGAAGGTCTCGGCCCAGCCTGCTCAGGTCCTTCACGTAGTTCCCTCGGTGGAAGACGCATGACTCACGAAACAGCCGTGCCCGGAAGGCCCCCCACTTGTCCAGCAGGTCAGCGACTGGGTCTGCATACTGCAGGTAGGAGGTGAGTCATCCGGGGCCCAGGGTGCCCCAGAGGTCACTGCCCAGAGGTCACATGCTGGAGGCggaggggagggcagggttgTCCCAGAAACCCTTCAGAGGATGGGGGACTCACCTTGGCGAGGCTGGCGGTGAACAGCACGCACTCGAAGAGCTCACCCATTCGCTGAAGGAACTCATCCACGTGGGGCCGCTTCAGCACATAGACCTGGGGGGTGGGCCAGTGAGGGGACTGCTGGCCTACAGGCTGGGGGTGCTGGGGTAgctgagggctgggagggagctggcagaggaggcagagggagcacAGGGGACAGGCTGTTCCCAAGCCCTGTGAGGTATCCACTTGGTCAGTTACCCAACTGCTGCTGGAGAAAACTACCACCCTCCCCAAAGAGGATCAAAATGAAGCTCCGACTCCAGGCTTCGGGGAATCACTAATTCCCAGGCTCTTGCCCCACTACGGCCTCAGCCAAATGGGGGAGCCTGGGGGGCAGCCCCCTCACCCCAAGGCTGCAGGGCACCGGCCCCCGAGCCAAGTAATGGAGAACAGGCTGGATGGCACACAACCTATCCTGAATTACTTGAACTGGGTCCCGGGCAAGGTGGGGCAAGGGGGTGCCAAGGAGAACCTCACTCCCTGCAGGCCTTGGAGTTAAGTCCCTGAGggtctgtgtgacttcaggcatctctctctctctctctctctctgtctctctctctctgcctcagatATTCCACATCTATCAAAGACCTATATGGGACTCTCAGGATTGCTGGGAGGAGCCTGGGGTTTAAATGGCAAATGCCAAGCCCACCACCTCCCCCCAATACCCAGCCCCTCACCTGGTGGACCACCCCATCAATCTCCACAGGGATGATGAAGTCAGCATTGTTCACTGGCTGTGAGGGAGGAAAAAGCGGCTGGAGTTGGGGCGAAGCCCAGAGACTGCCCTCCTAGACCAGGACAAGCCCCCTCAGCACCCCCAGGCTGGGGGCTGCCAGACAGGGCCCACCTTGAAGGAGCTGTGCACCAGGGTCTCGTCCAGGTCGATGACCACGCAGATCTTGTCTGAGTCCTGGGCCTTGGCCTCGGGGAGCAGGTACTGGACGGGGGTCTGCTGTGGGGATGGGCGGGGCTGGCTGGGGCTCCTCTCTCACACCCATCATTTCTACTACACAGGTCTTCCCTCCCCTAGTCCTCTACCTGGGAGCCACAGGAACATGGGAAGAGagaccacccccttccccagagACTTTGCCTCTGCCAAGTCTGGAGCCTGGGGCAGGACCCctggctctctgggcctcacttccCCACAtgggaaaccaaggcagagaaCAGCTTCTAGCTATGACAGGGAAATTCAGAATTCCCGTGGCTGAGGGGCCCTCCCCTGGGTGGCAGCCTCAGAACTTTCTGGGGCCAAGATGGGAGGACCTGAGAGGGCTCCACCCTCCTCCAGACCTCCCAGGGCTTACAGGCACGCAATGAAAAGCCCTTTCCCCTAAACCCTCTCTGGGCTG includes these proteins:
- the CTDSP1 gene encoding carboxy-terminal domain RNA polymerase II polypeptide A small phosphatase 1 isoform X2; translation: MDSSAVITQISKEEARGPLRGKGDQKSAASQKPRSRGILHSLFCCVCRDDGEPLPTHSGAPLLVEENGAVPKTPVQYLLPEAKAQDSDKICVVIDLDETLVHSSFKPVNNADFIIPVEIDGVVHQVYVLKRPHVDEFLQRMGELFECVLFTASLAKYADPVADLLDKWGAFRARLFRESCVFHRGNYVKDLSRLGRDLRRVLIVDNSPASYVFHPDNAVPVASWFDNMSDTELHDLLPFFEQLSRVDDVYSVLRQPRPGS
- the CTDSP1 gene encoding carboxy-terminal domain RNA polymerase II polypeptide A small phosphatase 1 isoform X1, whose translation is MDSSAVITQISKEEARGPLRGKGDQKSAASQKPRSRGILHSLFCCVCRDDGEPLPTHSGAPLLVEENGAVPKQTPVQYLLPEAKAQDSDKICVVIDLDETLVHSSFKPVNNADFIIPVEIDGVVHQVYVLKRPHVDEFLQRMGELFECVLFTASLAKYADPVADLLDKWGAFRARLFRESCVFHRGNYVKDLSRLGRDLRRVLIVDNSPASYVFHPDNAVPVASWFDNMSDTELHDLLPFFEQLSRVDDVYSVLRQPRPGS